Proteins encoded in a region of the Equus asinus isolate D_3611 breed Donkey chromosome X, EquAss-T2T_v2, whole genome shotgun sequence genome:
- the TNMD gene encoding tenomodulin isoform X1, protein MAKNPPENCEDCHILNAEAFKSKKICKSLKICGLVFGILALTLIVLFWGGKHFWPETPKKTYDMEHTFYSNGEKRKIYMEIDPVTRTEIFRSGNGTDETLEVHDFKNGYTGIYFVGLQKCFIKTQIKVIPEFSEPEEEIDENEEITTTFFEQSVIWVPAEKPIENRDFLKNSKILEICDNVTMYWINPTLIAVSELQDFEEDGEDLHFPTNDKKGIEQNEQWVVPQVKVEKTRRARQASEEELPINDYTENGIEFDPMLDERGYCCIYCRRGNRYCRRVCEPLLGYYPYPYCYQGGRVICRVIMPCNWWVARMLGRV, encoded by the exons ATGGCAAAGAATCCTCCAGAGAACTGTGAGGACTGtcacattttaaat GCAGAAGCTTTTAAATCCAAGAAGATATGTAAATCACTTAAAATTTGTGGATTGGTGTTTGGTATCCTGGCCCTAACTCTAATTGTCCTGTTTTGGGGAGGCAAGCACTTCTGGCCGGAGACACCCAAAAAA ACATATGACATGGAGCACACTTTCTACAGCAacggagagaagaggaagatttACATGGAAATTGATCCCGTGACCAGAACTGAAATATTCAGAAGCGGAAATGGCACTGATGAAACATTGGAAGTACAtgactttaaaaat ggATATACTGGCATCTACTTTGTAGGTCTTCAAAAATGCTTCATCAAAACTCAGATTAAAGTGATTCCTGAATTTTCTGAACCAGAGGAGGAAATAGATGAG AATGAAGAAATTACCACAACTTTCTTTGAACAGTCAGTGATTTGGGTCCCAGCAGAAAAGCCTATTGAAAACCGAGACTTtcttaaaaattccaaaattctGGAGATTTGTGATAACGTGACCATGTATTGGATCAATCCCACTCTAATAGCAG TTTCAGAGTTACAAGACTTTGAGGAGGATGGTGAAGATCTTCACTTCCCTACCAACGACAAAAAAGGCATTGAACAAAACGAGCAGTGGGTGGTCCCTCAAGTGAAGGTGGAGAAGACCCGTCGCGCCAGACAAGCAAGTGAAGAAGAACTTCCAATTAATGACTAT ACTGAAAATGGAATAGAATTTGACCCCATGCTGGATGAGAGAGGTTATTGTTGTATTTACTGCCGTCGAGGCAACCGCTACTGCCGCCGCGTCTGTGAACCTTTACTAGGTTACTACCCGTATCCATACTGCTACCAAGGAGGGCGGGTTATCTGTCGTGTCATCATGCCTTGCAACTGGTGGGTGGCCCGCATGTTGGGGAGGGTCTAG
- the TNMD gene encoding tenomodulin isoform X2, producing MEHTFYSNGEKRKIYMEIDPVTRTEIFRSGNGTDETLEVHDFKNGYTGIYFVGLQKCFIKTQIKVIPEFSEPEEEIDENEEITTTFFEQSVIWVPAEKPIENRDFLKNSKILEICDNVTMYWINPTLIAVSELQDFEEDGEDLHFPTNDKKGIEQNEQWVVPQVKVEKTRRARQASEEELPINDYTENGIEFDPMLDERGYCCIYCRRGNRYCRRVCEPLLGYYPYPYCYQGGRVICRVIMPCNWWVARMLGRV from the exons ATGGAGCACACTTTCTACAGCAacggagagaagaggaagatttACATGGAAATTGATCCCGTGACCAGAACTGAAATATTCAGAAGCGGAAATGGCACTGATGAAACATTGGAAGTACAtgactttaaaaat ggATATACTGGCATCTACTTTGTAGGTCTTCAAAAATGCTTCATCAAAACTCAGATTAAAGTGATTCCTGAATTTTCTGAACCAGAGGAGGAAATAGATGAG AATGAAGAAATTACCACAACTTTCTTTGAACAGTCAGTGATTTGGGTCCCAGCAGAAAAGCCTATTGAAAACCGAGACTTtcttaaaaattccaaaattctGGAGATTTGTGATAACGTGACCATGTATTGGATCAATCCCACTCTAATAGCAG TTTCAGAGTTACAAGACTTTGAGGAGGATGGTGAAGATCTTCACTTCCCTACCAACGACAAAAAAGGCATTGAACAAAACGAGCAGTGGGTGGTCCCTCAAGTGAAGGTGGAGAAGACCCGTCGCGCCAGACAAGCAAGTGAAGAAGAACTTCCAATTAATGACTAT ACTGAAAATGGAATAGAATTTGACCCCATGCTGGATGAGAGAGGTTATTGTTGTATTTACTGCCGTCGAGGCAACCGCTACTGCCGCCGCGTCTGTGAACCTTTACTAGGTTACTACCCGTATCCATACTGCTACCAAGGAGGGCGGGTTATCTGTCGTGTCATCATGCCTTGCAACTGGTGGGTGGCCCGCATGTTGGGGAGGGTCTAG